From a region of the Calliphora vicina chromosome 4, idCalVici1.1, whole genome shotgun sequence genome:
- the LOC135956520 gene encoding LOW QUALITY PROTEIN: armadillo repeat-containing protein 2 (The sequence of the model RefSeq protein was modified relative to this genomic sequence to represent the inferred CDS: substituted 2 bases at 2 genomic stop codons) encodes MESKNDSKNIGKYRYTHQNPQNIQLPQLEHTLVGLSRRRTSAEMISEAKTFLSDVAPSNNTANLNQAASGMSFTNKFNVLXXLIKLLSFTFVVGGVRVVSTRRPITPREPGRVLYGKVTLPGRPPSAFSLRYLQNVDSRGSTPKTPSLEPLPATEERERKLATPKQLSLNREIGGYSVDEANHTTSSRRSQSLESRFDSYESNNNGNTLGVKSNNSLQMQTKSQLVRKLPALEIKGVSMNVKENVKHIKERAKTAYKETSTKQSESLNLMGSIPKDNCAINLLTTRKILTRSNDLLGQSSTEKLIDMLKEHAGLKECTEETASHINSILTELYNRVRKNEKHFKKAFILGGLYGLVESSSAKILLAVARVVLALRVSGSNLTGACKLIFKVARNEQNDYLFYDSDLLELLIDGLGRASPLEDPEACIYGYGSIRFLTCSTVQERAELTTIKDLNRNWSEQFELPRKPSTAPNLGETHNIQTDRHQKEFVEKLSKQDALVVRLSHHGAVQLMILHLQILNEAGATQKLNGPPLHSLYQLSAAMRALADVRQISSSIEQLENPNQNFNTTNIQLELACPHLVRAAEVTIGEVEVQANIVRTLSVLSEDPDCCHILTNFAGRIGMLLGPCCANFKSNQAEKLLSLISRLGYILGNIMAKYDNARLQFYHNDVAMEYLLNILEIYSNEPLTLHNSMGDTVVDVLIKLIRVLANMSVNSEVGFGLGNAQSLGNILMVLLKASQQIKGIKMKQELQELTHATLGALHNLCFYQDKITSTPAHVIESKGSLQSILPHLASQLCSILKTNREEITQTEITRVLGNLTRNEKARKSFCKSKGLKLVVKILSNAATRHLYDLKACTIGILVNLLGDMENRLPLIQLKGPEILLELLRDALQHQADWFLATIISQAFWNLFIDTPHIEDVCSEATLDELSDILAEYLDEEKILKNTNNDSLPQMWEDFAIVSTDLLERLQSNYDQQSDSIVSLETSDFENDEDDVYIEGM; translated from the exons aTGGAATCTAAAAATGATTCCAAAAATATAGGAAAATATCGTTATACACATCAAAATCCTCAAAATATACAACTCCCACAATTGGAGCATACTTTGGTGGGTTTAAGTAGACGAAGAACTTCGGCTGAAATGATAAGTGAAGCGAAAACCTTTTTAAGTGATGTGGCTCCATCAAATAATACAGCAAATCTCAATCAAGCAGCAAGTGGTATGagtttcacaaataaatttaacgTTTTATGATAACTTATTAAACTTTTGTCATTTACATTTGTAGTTGGTGGTGTTAGAGTTGTTAGTACTAGGCGTCCCATAACGCCAAGAGAACCAGGCAGAGTTTTATATGGAAAAGTTACTTTACCAGGAAGACCCCCTAGTGCTTTTTC TTTGCGTTATTTGCAAAATGTAGACTCTCGTGGCTCTACACCCAAAACTCCCTCATTGGAACCGTTACCAGCAACAGAGGAACGAGAAAGGAAATTAGCCACTCCAAAACAATTATCTCTTAATAGAGAGATTGGCGGTTATAGTGTAGACGAAGCTAATCACACCACTTCGTCACGCCGCTCTCAATCTCTGGAATCGCGTTTTGATAGCTATGAAAGTAACAACAATGGCAATACATTGGGcgttaaatcaaataattcacttcaaatgcaaacaaaatcACAATTGGTACGCAAATTACCCGCTCTAGAAATAAAAGGAGTTTCCATGAATGTAAAag aaaatgttaaaCACATCAAAGAAAGAGCAAAAACAGCTTATAAAGAAACATCTACAAAACAAAGTGAATCGTTGAATTTAATGGGATCAATTCCGAAAGATAATTGTGCCATTAACCTTTTGACAACAAGAAAGATTCTTACACGAAGCAATGATTTGTTAGGACAATCATCTACGGAAAAACTTATAGATATGTTAAAAGAACATGCAGGACTGAAAGAGTGTACTGAGGAGACAGCTAGTCATATTAATTCg attttaaccGAATTGTACAATCGAGTGCGTAAAAATGAAAAGCATTTTAAGAAGGCTTTCATACTAGGAGGCCTTTATGGATTAGTGGAATCATCATCGGCTAAAATTTTGCTTGCCGTGGCCAGAGTTGTTCTTgcg TTACGTGTCTCTGGTAGTAACTTAACAGGAGCATGTAAACTCATTTTTAAAGTTGCACGCAACGAACAaaatgattatttattttacgATAGCGATCTATTGGAATTGCTTATTGATGGCTTAGGACGTGCTAGTCCCTTGGAAGATCCGGAAGCTTGCATTTATGGCTACGGTTCTATTCGTTTTCTCACCTGCAGCACAGTGCAAGAAAGAGCCGAACTTACCACCATAAAAGACTTAAATCGCAATTGGTCTGAACAATTTGAATTGCCACGTAAACCCAGTACTGCTCCCAATTTGGGAGAAACTCATAATATACAAACTGATAGACATCAAAAagaatttgttgaaaaattgtcaaAGCAAGATGCTCTGGTAGTACGTTTGTCACACCATGGTGCAGTACAATTGATGATATTACATTTGCAAATATTGAACGAAGCAGGGGCAACGCAAAAATTAAATGGACCACCTTTACATTCTTTATATCAGTTATCGGCCGCAATGAGAGCATTAGCGGATGTTAGGCAAATTTCTTCTTCGATTGAGCAGTTGGAAAATCCAAATCAAAACTTTAATACAACGAACATACAACTTGAATTGGCTTGCCCTCATTTAGTTAGAGCTGCCGAGGTGACCATAGGTGAAGTAGAAGTACAAGCCAATATAGTTAGAACCCTGAg TGTTCTTTCAGAAGACCCAGACTGCTGTcacattttaacaaattttgctGGACGCATTGGTATGCTTTTGGGTCCATGTTGCGCAAACTTTAAAAGTAATCAGGCTGAAAAACTCCTGTCATTGATAAGTCGTTTGGGCTACATTTTGGGTAATATTATGGCCAAGTATGACAATGCCAGATTACAG tTTTATCACAATGACGTGGCCATGgagtatttattaaatatccTGGAAATCTATTCTAATGAACCCTTAACGCTACACAACTCAATGGGCGATACCGTAGTtgatgttttaattaaattgataaGAGTCCTAGCGAATATGAGTGTTAATTCTGAAGTTGGTTTTGGTCTAGGAAATGCTCAGTCATTGGGTAATATACTAATGGTATTACTTAAAGCATCGCAACAAATCAAAGGCATTAAAATG aaacaagAGTTGCAAGAACTTACTCATGCCACTTTGGGAGCATTACATAATCTCTGTTTCTACCAGGACAAAATTACGTCAACACCAGCTCATGTTATTGAATCCAAAGGGAGTCTACAATCTATTTTGCCCCATTTGGCGTCTCAGTTGTGTTCAATACTAAAAACGAATCGCGAAGAAATTACACAGACCGAAATTACTCGTGTTTTGGGCAACCTGACTCGAAACGAAAAGGCTAGGAAATCATTTTGCAAATCTAAGGGACTTAAACTTGTTGTTAAAATTCTTAGCAATGCTGCAACACGACACTTATATGACCTCAAAGCTTGCACAATTGGAATATTGGTTAATCTATTGGGTGATATGGAGAATCGTTTACCATTGATACAACTTAAAGGTCCAGAAATTTTATTGGAGTTATTGCGTGATGCTTTGCAGCACCAAGCAGACTGGTTTTTAGCCACCATTATATCTCAAgcattttggaatttatttattGACACTCCCCACATAGAAGACGTATGTTCAGAGGCTACGTTAGATGAATTAAGTGATATATTGGCTGAATATTTAGATGAagaaaaaattctaaagaacACTAACAATGACTCTTTACCCCAAATGTGGGAAGATTTTGCAATTGTATCAACTGACTTACTGGAACGTCTACAATCAAATTATGATCAACAAAGTGATAGCATTGTGTCTTTGGAAACAAGTGATTTTGAAAACGATGAAGATGATGTTTACATAGAAGGAATGTAA